Proteins from one Elusimicrobiota bacterium genomic window:
- a CDS encoding acyl carrier protein, with the protein MDPQALHLEVQAVFRRVFDREDLILRDDTAARDIPDWDSLAQINLVVGAEEAFGVRFQTAEIRALKNVGGFKQLIAGKLAAQGR; encoded by the coding sequence ATGGATCCGCAAGCCCTGCACCTTGAGGTCCAGGCCGTCTTCCGCCGGGTCTTCGACCGCGAGGACCTCATCCTGCGCGACGACACCGCCGCCCGGGACATACCGGACTGGGATTCCCTGGCCCAGATCAACCTGGTGGTAGGCGCCGAGGAGGCCTTCGGCGTGCGCTTCCAGACCGCGGAGATACGGGCCCTCAAGAACGTCGGCGGATTCAAGCAGCTCATCGCCGGAAAGCTGGCGGCCCAGGGGCGCTGA
- a CDS encoding GNAT family N-acetyltransferase → MTSIRPGLPEDGPGMRELFALCHERELPADLWDWRYRGGPEGGALIDVAVDDGRVVGHLAALPVRLERGERTLAAALWVDLMVHPAHRNLDVFLEMAEANRAHCAAAGRELLFAFPNDRSFPLLKRMLDWHAVEDVAALEAPLSGLAQPGPPASGWQVATGLEPAPEFDAFWEEVRPREAWAVRRGQARLAWRYLAKPRAGYGFWTARDETGRLRGWLAAKVFAGAPGPVGDILDFWVAAGAEPALCGLWGAALGHFRKHAVLTVSAWALRGTPWFTRYQELGLGPCGPITHFAGRRTSSGGAAAFPGLGRDWHIAKGDSDVF, encoded by the coding sequence ATGACGAGCATCCGCCCCGGCCTTCCCGAGGATGGTCCCGGCATGCGGGAGCTCTTCGCGCTCTGCCATGAGCGGGAGCTCCCCGCGGACCTCTGGGACTGGCGCTACCGCGGCGGCCCGGAGGGCGGCGCGCTCATCGATGTGGCGGTCGACGACGGCCGCGTGGTGGGCCACCTCGCCGCTTTGCCCGTCCGGCTGGAGCGCGGGGAGCGGACGCTCGCGGCCGCTTTATGGGTCGACCTCATGGTCCATCCCGCCCACCGCAACCTCGACGTGTTCCTGGAGATGGCCGAGGCCAACCGGGCCCACTGCGCCGCCGCGGGCCGCGAGCTGCTCTTCGCCTTCCCCAACGACCGCAGCTTCCCTCTGCTCAAGCGCATGCTCGATTGGCATGCGGTGGAGGACGTCGCGGCCCTGGAAGCGCCCCTGTCCGGCCTGGCCCAGCCCGGCCCGCCGGCCTCGGGCTGGCAAGTGGCTACGGGCTTGGAGCCGGCCCCGGAATTCGACGCGTTCTGGGAGGAGGTGCGGCCGCGCGAGGCCTGGGCCGTCCGGCGCGGCCAGGCCCGGCTGGCCTGGCGCTATCTGGCCAAGCCCCGAGCCGGCTACGGGTTCTGGACGGCGCGGGACGAGACCGGCCGGCTGCGCGGCTGGCTCGCCGCCAAGGTCTTCGCCGGAGCGCCGGGCCCCGTGGGCGACATCCTCGATTTCTGGGTCGCGGCCGGCGCCGAGCCGGCCCTCTGCGGGCTCTGGGGAGCCGCACTCGGTCATTTCCGGAAGCACGCCGTGCTCACGGTCTCGGCTTGGGCCTTGCGCGGCACGCCGTGGTTCACCCGCTACCAGGAGCTGGGGCTGGGGCCCTGCGGCCCCATCACGCATTTCGCCGGCCGTCGGACCTCGTCCGGCGGCGCTGCGGCGTTCCCCGGACTCGGCCGCGATTGGCACATAGCCAAAGGAGACTCCGATGTCTTTTAA
- a CDS encoding SDR family NAD(P)-dependent oxidoreductase encodes MKPSQVILITGASRGIGAALAVRLAAPGRMIAINFRSRRDAAEKVAREVEARGAQALLLPADVTSPESVDGLFSALSQRAGRLDVLISNAGVPFRYARAAEIAPGDFEAQWRSQAGAAHLCCRRAIPLMLRNGGGRIVFVVSSVAQGAPPAFMPHYVSAKYALWGFAQALSGELSGKGIRVDCVFPPMTDTEFIKDFPRPIVAAAREGTPAGRLSSPAEVAEQVAQLLADRTPEAA; translated from the coding sequence ATGAAACCCAGCCAAGTCATCCTCATCACGGGAGCCAGCCGCGGCATCGGAGCGGCGCTGGCGGTCAGGCTGGCCGCGCCGGGACGCATGATCGCGATCAATTTCCGCTCCCGCCGGGACGCCGCGGAAAAGGTGGCGCGAGAGGTCGAGGCCCGCGGCGCCCAGGCCCTTCTGCTTCCCGCCGACGTGACCTCGCCGGAGTCCGTGGACGGCCTGTTCTCGGCGCTGAGCCAGCGCGCCGGGCGGCTGGACGTCCTGATCTCGAACGCGGGCGTCCCTTTCCGCTACGCGCGCGCGGCCGAGATAGCTCCCGGTGATTTCGAGGCGCAATGGCGCAGCCAGGCCGGGGCCGCCCACCTCTGCTGCCGGCGCGCCATACCCCTGATGCTCCGCAACGGCGGCGGCCGCATCGTCTTCGTGGTCTCAAGCGTCGCCCAGGGCGCGCCGCCGGCCTTCATGCCCCATTATGTCAGCGCCAAGTACGCCCTTTGGGGCTTCGCGCAGGCTCTCTCCGGCGAGCTCTCGGGCAAAGGCATCCGGGTGGACTGCGTCTTCCCCCCCATGACGGACACGGAGTTCATCAAGGACTTCCCCCGCCCGATCGTCGCTGCCGCCCGGGAAGGGACGCCCGCGGGGCGGTTGAGCTCCCCCGCCGAGGTCGCCGAGCAGGTGGCCCAGCTCCTGGCCGACCGGACCCCGGAGGCGGCGTGA
- a CDS encoding HAD-IIIC family phosphatase has translation MSSWTEAKALAAQGRLPEAAAALRQARAGLTDYLSQLNAAKLLPGIASHPEVSAGLGSLRLAVLGSSTTTQLLPLLRLHAFWEGLRLDIYDAPFGAYQQEILDPGSGLYRFQPQAALLYVNYRDVRPGAAEDEAARWASLWDALRQRAACSVIMNNFDLPVERPWGNLEGARGDAGIGRLRRLNALLAQRAGQGVLLLDQEHLSACVGKERWHDPRFWLHSRQAVALDALPRYAAEAAALLKAVAGRSRKALAVDLDNTLWGGIVGDDGAAGLELGETPRGEAFIEFQRYLKALRERGVLLAVCSKNDPGRAREPFQSRPEMALRLEDFAAFEASWGDKVAGLRAVARALNVGLDALAFADDNPAERELVKRCLPEVAVVDLPEDPSDWVRRLDALRLFEPAAVSAEDSLRTGHFQAEARRAQVREQAPDMPAFLRDLQMVARTGPFAPADLERIAQLINKTNQFNLTTRRYTEAQVRAFMQDPSCWTLAVRLSDRFGDYGLISAAIARRRGAALDLDTWLMSCRVFGRGVEDLVFNLLLAEARERGAEAILADYAPTPKNDPVRDLLPGLGFRKTQDGRWRLQVSEAKPREVTIQHGSASPAP, from the coding sequence GTGAGCTCCTGGACCGAGGCCAAGGCCCTGGCCGCCCAGGGCCGGCTGCCGGAGGCGGCCGCCGCCCTGCGCCAGGCCCGCGCCGGGCTGACGGACTACCTCTCGCAGCTCAACGCCGCCAAGCTCCTCCCGGGCATCGCGAGCCACCCGGAAGTCTCCGCCGGCCTCGGCTCCTTGCGCCTGGCCGTCCTGGGGTCGAGCACCACGACGCAGCTCCTGCCGCTGCTGCGCCTGCATGCCTTCTGGGAAGGACTGCGCCTGGACATCTACGACGCGCCGTTCGGGGCTTATCAGCAGGAGATCCTCGACCCGGGCTCAGGGCTCTACCGGTTCCAGCCGCAGGCCGCCCTGCTCTACGTCAACTACCGGGATGTCCGGCCCGGCGCGGCGGAAGACGAGGCGGCGCGCTGGGCCTCGCTTTGGGACGCCCTGCGCCAGCGCGCCGCCTGCTCGGTCATCATGAACAACTTCGACCTGCCGGTGGAGCGGCCCTGGGGGAACCTGGAGGGTGCGCGGGGCGACGCGGGCATCGGCCGGCTGCGCCGCCTCAACGCGCTCCTGGCTCAGCGCGCCGGTCAGGGTGTCCTGCTGCTGGACCAGGAACACCTTTCCGCTTGCGTAGGCAAGGAGCGCTGGCACGACCCGCGCTTCTGGCTGCATTCCCGGCAAGCCGTCGCGCTAGACGCCCTGCCCCGCTACGCCGCCGAGGCGGCGGCCCTGCTCAAGGCCGTCGCGGGCAGGTCGCGCAAGGCCCTGGCCGTGGACCTCGACAACACCCTCTGGGGCGGCATCGTGGGCGACGACGGCGCCGCCGGCCTCGAGCTGGGCGAGACGCCCCGAGGCGAGGCCTTCATCGAGTTCCAGCGCTACCTCAAGGCCCTGCGCGAGCGCGGGGTGCTGCTGGCCGTCTGCTCCAAGAACGACCCCGGCCGGGCCCGGGAGCCCTTCCAGTCCAGGCCGGAGATGGCCCTGCGCCTGGAGGACTTCGCCGCCTTCGAAGCCAGTTGGGGCGACAAGGTCGCGGGCCTGCGCGCCGTGGCCCGCGCCCTCAACGTCGGGCTCGACGCCCTGGCTTTCGCGGACGACAATCCCGCGGAGCGGGAGCTGGTCAAGCGCTGCCTGCCGGAGGTCGCCGTGGTGGACCTGCCCGAGGACCCCTCCGACTGGGTCCGCCGCCTGGACGCCCTGCGCCTCTTCGAGCCGGCCGCGGTCTCGGCCGAGGATTCCCTGCGCACCGGGCATTTCCAGGCTGAAGCCCGGCGCGCCCAGGTCCGAGAGCAGGCCCCGGACATGCCCGCGTTCCTGCGCGACCTGCAAATGGTCGCCCGGACCGGGCCCTTCGCGCCCGCCGACCTGGAGCGCATCGCCCAGCTCATCAACAAGACCAACCAGTTCAACCTCACCACCAGACGCTACACCGAGGCGCAGGTGCGCGCCTTCATGCAGGACCCCTCCTGCTGGACCTTGGCGGTCCGCTTGAGCGACCGGTTCGGCGATTACGGCCTCATCTCCGCGGCCATCGCGCGGCGCCGCGGCGCCGCCCTGGACCTGGATACCTGGTTGATGAGCTGCCGGGTCTTCGGCCGCGGCGTGGAGGATCTCGTGTTCAATCTCCTCCTTGCAGAGGCCCGGGAGCGCGGAGCCGAGGCCATCCTCGCCGACTACGCGCCCACGCCCAAGAACGACCCGGTCCGGGACCTTCTGCCCGGCCTCGGTTTCCGCAAGACGCAGGACGGCCGGTGGCGGCTGCAGGTCAGCGAGGCCAAGCCGCGGGAGGTGACGATCCAGCATGGATCCGCAAGCCCTGCACCTTGA
- a CDS encoding GDP-mannose 4,6-dehydratase: protein MRVLVTGSAGFLGRALVERLRRRAGLRLFLTDILPAPRSRTCDLLDRDAARGLVRDCRPRLVFHMAGMTRPGPWQDLWDAHVTTTVNLLDALLRLPRAQRPRVVVAGSSAEYGAARRLPVTESAPPRPVSVYGATKLSQTLAALSFRHHGLVVAVARMFNVMGPGMPEHLALGSFARQIASAEAAGGPARVMVGDLGTRRDYIDVRDAAAALEALSSPQVPGGVFNVCSGRSRTMRELLSRLTAMSACPVGVSVDRARLRPSDVREFYGDSRRLRRATGWKPLIPPAQSLRDTLDWHRCRLAART, encoded by the coding sequence ATGCGGGTCCTGGTCACGGGCAGCGCCGGCTTCCTGGGCCGGGCCCTGGTCGAACGCCTGCGCCGCCGCGCAGGCCTGCGCCTGTTCCTGACCGACATCCTGCCGGCGCCCCGCTCCCGGACCTGCGACCTGCTCGACCGCGACGCGGCCCGGGGACTGGTCCGGGACTGCCGGCCGCGGCTCGTCTTCCACATGGCGGGGATGACCCGGCCCGGGCCCTGGCAGGACCTCTGGGACGCCCACGTGACCACCACCGTCAACCTGCTCGACGCGCTGCTGCGGCTGCCCCGGGCGCAACGGCCCCGGGTCGTGGTCGCCGGGTCCTCCGCCGAGTACGGCGCGGCGCGCCGTCTGCCGGTGACCGAGTCCGCGCCCCCCCGGCCGGTCTCGGTCTACGGCGCCACGAAGCTCTCCCAGACTTTGGCCGCGCTCTCCTTCCGCCATCACGGCCTCGTGGTCGCCGTGGCCAGGATGTTCAACGTGATGGGGCCGGGGATGCCCGAGCACCTGGCTCTGGGCAGCTTCGCCAGGCAGATCGCCTCGGCCGAGGCGGCCGGCGGACCGGCCCGGGTCATGGTCGGCGACCTCGGCACGCGCCGGGACTATATCGACGTGCGCGATGCCGCCGCCGCCCTGGAAGCGCTGTCCTCACCTCAGGTGCCTGGCGGGGTGTTCAATGTCTGCTCCGGACGATCCCGGACCATGCGCGAGCTTCTGTCGCGGCTGACCGCGATGTCCGCCTGTCCGGTCGGCGTGTCGGTGGATCGCGCGCGCCTGCGCCCGTCCGACGTGCGGGAATTCTACGGCGACTCCCGCAGACTTCGGCGCGCCACGGGCTGGAAGCCGCTCATCCCGCCCGCGCAAAGCCTGCGGGACACTTTGGACTGGCATCGGTGCCGCCTGGCGGCGCGGACATGA